A region from the uncultured Stenotrophomonas sp. genome encodes:
- a CDS encoding conserved hypothetical protein (Evidence 4 : Homologs of previously reported genes of unknown function), with protein sequence MNDPGASVVHHPAEAELFADTLTCDVALPAGFEAGSTVIHPGAAEMLLRSVALVEDSRTTEDNDERGESSQQAQRLEARMDLVLVLLGRLLRQSDTTTLPLRPLRWSRRGLRMELGQRTGSAPGTQGIVRLQPADWLPDHIELPVQVLAEAASGNGGQYLWLRLNDPGNALEMALERHLFRLHRRQIANSRRA encoded by the coding sequence ATGAACGACCCCGGTGCCAGCGTCGTGCACCATCCGGCGGAGGCCGAACTGTTCGCCGATACGCTGACCTGCGACGTGGCGTTGCCGGCGGGTTTCGAGGCCGGCAGCACCGTGATCCACCCCGGCGCCGCCGAGATGCTGTTGCGCAGCGTCGCGCTGGTGGAGGATTCTCGCACCACCGAAGACAACGACGAGCGCGGCGAAAGCAGCCAGCAAGCACAGCGGCTGGAAGCGCGCATGGACCTGGTGCTGGTGTTGCTTGGCCGGCTGTTGCGCCAGTCCGACACCACCACCCTGCCCCTGCGTCCACTGCGCTGGTCGCGCCGCGGCCTGCGCATGGAGCTGGGCCAACGCACCGGCAGCGCTCCCGGTACGCAGGGCATCGTGCGCCTGCAACCGGCGGACTGGCTGCCAGACCACATCGAACTGCCCGTGCAGGTGCTGGCCGAAGCCGCCTCCGGCAACGGCGGCCAGTACCTGTGGCTGCGCCTGAACGACCCCGGCAACGCACTCGAGATGGCACTGGAACGGCATCTGTTCCGCCTGCATCGCCGGCAGATCGCCAACAGCAGGCGTGCGTGA
- a CDS encoding conserved hypothetical protein (Evidence 4 : Homologs of previously reported genes of unknown function), with protein MPVGSPPALGYGATTSSRDPPVAVRVLIVDDHTLVRAGLCRLLQGFAGVEVAAEASNAEQALELALQHRPDVVLLDLSLPGGRSGLEALSDIRVRLPQARVVIMSMHDDTQHVRDALDRGAVGFVVKDAAPQELELALHAACSGQVFLSPQISARMLAPLQGRERPTGIAALSPRQRQILRQLGNGQSTKEIAADLGISAKTVETHRARMMEALGCRRANDLLLLAARHQHELM; from the coding sequence TTGCCGGTTGGCTCGCCGCCAGCGCTCGGCTATGGTGCGACCACTTCCAGCCGTGACCCTCCTGTTGCCGTGCGTGTCCTGATCGTCGATGACCACACCCTGGTGCGTGCGGGCCTGTGCCGGTTGCTGCAGGGCTTTGCCGGGGTGGAGGTGGCCGCCGAAGCGAGCAATGCCGAGCAGGCGCTGGAACTGGCCTTGCAGCATCGTCCCGACGTGGTCCTGCTCGACCTTTCCCTGCCCGGTGGTCGCAGCGGCCTGGAAGCGCTTTCCGACATCCGCGTCCGGCTGCCGCAGGCGCGCGTGGTGATCATGTCCATGCACGACGACACCCAGCACGTGCGCGACGCGCTGGACCGGGGAGCGGTGGGCTTCGTCGTCAAGGACGCGGCGCCGCAGGAACTGGAACTGGCCTTGCATGCAGCTTGCTCGGGGCAGGTTTTCCTGAGCCCGCAGATCTCGGCAAGGATGCTGGCACCGCTGCAGGGCCGCGAACGCCCCACCGGCATTGCTGCACTCTCACCGCGACAGCGGCAGATCCTGCGCCAGCTCGGCAACGGCCAGAGCACCAAGGAGATCGCCGCCGACCTCGGCATCAGCGCCAAGACCGTGGAAACCCACCGGGCACGGATGATGGAAGCACTGGGATGCCGCCGCGCCAACGACCTGCTGCTGCTGGCCGCCCGCCACCAGCACGAGTTGATGTGA